TCGCGAGATCATCGCGCCGTCCACCGCCAATATCCGCCACGACGACGCCATGAGCGATGCGCAGCTCGAGGCGGCGCTGGAGGCGGGACGGCATAGCGTGGAGCGAGCGATCGCCGACGGTGCCGAGCTGTATATCGGTGGTGAGATGGGCATCGGCAACACGGCGGTGGCGAGCGCACTGGCCTGCGCCTTGCTCGGCCGCACGCCGGACGCGCTGACCGGCGCGGGCACGGGCCTGGACGATGCCGGCGTCGCCCGCAAGGCGGCCATCGTCGCGGAGGTGCTGCGTTTCCACGAGCACGCGTTGTCCCTGCCGCGCGAAGCGTTGCGCCGGGTGGGCGGCTTCGAGATCGCCGCGCTCGTCGGCGCGTTCACGGCGGCCGCGCAGCGCGGCCTGCCCGTGCTGGTCGACGGCTTCATCGCCAGCGTGGCGGCGCTGGTCGCCGTCGCGATGCAGTCCGACGTGCGTGCGTGGCTGATCTTCGCGCATCGCTCGCGCGAACGCGGACACGACGTCGTGCTCGATGCGCTG
This window of the Luteibacter aegosomatis genome carries:
- the cobT gene encoding nicotinate-nucleotide--dimethylbenzimidazole phosphoribosyltransferase is translated as MTSWMTDPCRFPDTATARSASQRQTTLTKPPGSLGRLEEVAILLASLQGREWPRVDRVHIAVFAGDHGLAADGVSAFPQVVTGEMVRNFATGGAAIAVLASELGATLDVVNLGTVNDPGDIPGVRREIIAPSTANIRHDDAMSDAQLEAALEAGRHSVERAIADGAELYIGGEMGIGNTAVASALACALLGRTPDALTGAGTGLDDAGVARKAAIVAEVLRFHEHALSLPREALRRVGGFEIAALVGAFTAAAQRGLPVLVDGFIASVAALVAVAMQSDVRAWLIFAHRSRERGHDVVLDALHAEPLLDLHMRLGEASGAAVAVPLLRMACALHGSMATFAEAGVSQG